From the Gossypium hirsutum isolate 1008001.06 chromosome A02, Gossypium_hirsutum_v2.1, whole genome shotgun sequence genome, the window TAcattaataaactttaaaattttgcaTGTATGTAAAGCTCTTACTTCCATTTCAATTCAGTCTCGGCCTTTTTATTGAAGCATAAATGACTTCGGAATCACCGGGTCGACGTCCAGCTATTTGAAGAGGGATTTTCTgataaaaagtaataaataaataccaTGAATAACAAATAAGCACAActcaatatataaaaattataaagaaaactAAACAAGGAATCATTTACCTTCCCGGATACCTTTTCAAATGCAGTAACCATTTCTAAAACTGATGTTCCCTTTCCTGTTCCCAAGTTGTATACCTCACAACCTGTGATTGAATAGGTAATAAGGACCAATTCTACTGAATTTTAACTTCAATACGTATACTATGTTATATAATTACCTATTTTAGGATCAGATAGTTTTTTTAGAGCGGCAATGTGGCCATCTGCTAAATCAACAACATGGACGTAATCACGAACCTGAAAAGATACAAGAAATGGCCCCTTTGTCACAAATGATCAAAGCATTGAACTCAAATTCACAAACAAATAATGATGTTTAAGCtacaaaaataacccaaaaaGACCTGAAGCATGGtggttaaatttcaaatttccctTCCCTTAGTGTGAAAAAGGGAGCCAGAGCTTCATGGGGTTGGTCGACTTCATTACAAGGAAAGAAAGGTTTTGCTTAAAACATGGATTCACAGTGTCAAGGAGTAGACGAAATCGAGACTAACAATATCAAGCTTACATAACAAAGAAAGTTGTTGATAGAAGCTCAGTAGAACTCAAAATCATATCCCAGTTCATAGACATACTCAAAACGAATTCTGAAATATGAAACAAGATTCATTAGAACCTAAGAAGGTGTCATATTTGAAAAAATCTTTCCCCAGTACCATCCTTCGTTGCATAATCCTTTCCAAACACTGTCAATGCTTGCCGCCTACCAACAGCAACTTGTTGTACAAAAGGCATGAGATTGTTTGGAGTACCCCGGGGATCCTCACCTATGTGGCCACTGGGATGAGCACCAACTGGATTAAAATATCTTAGTAGTATGATCTTCCATTGAGAATCAGAATTACGGAGGTCGCGGCAAATCTCTTCAATGAAAGCTGAACCACCATGTCAAATATGATTAGATGACACTATTCTTAATTGACAAATGCCTAAGTATTCATAATGGATTCATAAAAAAGAAGACATTGTTTCCTTGAGCTGCTAAATGGTATGCACTTAAATGCTCATCGCATACCTTGGTTCGTCCATATGGATTCACTGCAGACAGGGGGAACTCTTCTGTACATGGAACCTTCTTTGGCCAGCCATAAACAGTAGCAGATGATGAAAAGACAAGCTGCAATGTATCATATTAGATCGGTCAACTTCTAAAACTCAAGAAGCCAAAACAATCCATAAACTGAATCTAGGTTCAACAGGGTGCTACTATGTTTGTGATTAAAGTTTGATCAAGAAGAAACCCAAGTCTGTTTCGTTTTATCTCTGGTTCTAATGATTTCCATAGCAGATACCAAAAGgtcaaaaaaaaaagcaaacacTATCACACACAGAAGGAAGGGAAAGAAATGTACATTTTTACATCCATGTGCAGCCATGACTTCCAACAGGATAATTGTCCCAATGATATTGTTGTCATGATAGAGCAATGGTTTACTTACACTTTCACCAACTGCTTTTAGTCCAGCAAAGTGAATCACAGCATCAAATCTGATAATGTAATAACCTTAGAAATTTGAGCAAGTAGAGAAGGCACGATAAAAAACcaaacatataatataaattcCTGACAGTACTTTGTCTGAGCAAATATTTTTTGAATGGCTGGTCTATCACGAAGGTCCACCTGCAGTTGAAACCAGTGGTCCAAATGTTAGTTAATACTTCAATGACTTCATGTTTTCAGTGATTTAATGATTCTTGTTAATTTTGGGACAATAATACAGCAGCCCATGATATTTGATTTATAGGCAATATCAGACAAATCCCAATGTATATTAATTGAAGCAAAAACATAATAATAGAGACCCTTCACCAGTTTCCAGATGATAAAAGAGCTAACAATTAATTACCAAagaaaaaatttatgtttaaagcTTTTAAATATCATCAAGAAAAACAATTAATAGATCCAATCATTTCCCATTCAAAAGAGTCCATCCATggatattaaaaaaaagggggggtAAAATACAGATCAAAAGAAATAGGAAAAAACACTTTTTGGGTACCgacaataaaataatacaattaaaCATTAAACAAAACCAAACGGACTATATtattatattcttttatatttaagGAATATTCACCGACTTTAAATCTGTTTAATCAAATTATTATGTTGCTTAATTAAGcaaattttgacaaatttttttaagtaataccATTTAATGCATTTGATATGGAATCCACAAGTAGAAATAAGATCATATTCTCATCGATTCTCTTAAACTCTTCAActtatttaacttttaaaagcACTTATAAATTAATAACATAGTTGAATGGCAATCAATTCACGAATTCCTTCATTAATCAAACATACACCAAAAATAGATAATATGGCAAACAGAAgtagaaattttaagaaaaaaaagaaaatgtgaaattagtCTACTATTTGCAATTATttcaacagtttttttttttgtgtaaaaagaattaaacataatatgaTCGAAATTTTACAGCGTAACACGTTGCCAGCTATAGCAAATTCGATTactcaaatttaaactaattacacTCCAAATTAACAAT encodes:
- the LOC107951177 gene encoding LOW QUALITY PROTEIN: UDP-glucose 4-epimerase GEPI48 (The sequence of the model RefSeq protein was modified relative to this genomic sequence to represent the inferred CDS: inserted 1 base in 1 codon; substituted 1 base at 1 genomic stop codon) produces the protein MSKTILVTGGAGYIGSHTVLQLLLSGYKTVVVDNLDNSSDVAPKRVKELAGEFGRNLSFHQVDLRDRPAIQKIFAQTKFDAVIHFAGLKAVGESVSKPLLYHDNNIIGTIILLEVMAAHGCKNLVFSSSATVYGWPKKVPCTEEFPLSAVNPYGRTKVCDEHLTFIEEICRDLRNSDSQWKIILLRYFNPVGAHPSGHIGEDPRGTPNNLMPFVQQVAVGRRQALTVFGKDYATKDGTGVRDYVHVVDLADGHIAALKKLSDPKIGCEVYNLGTGKGTSVLEMVTAFEKVSGKKIPLQIAGRRPGDSEVIYASXKKAETELKWKAKYGIEEMCKDXWNWASKNPFGYGSP